In a single window of the Acetivibrio clariflavus DSM 19732 genome:
- a CDS encoding DnaJ domain-containing protein yields the protein MNLYDVLEVSQEASQEMIKDAYRTLAKKYHPDLYTGSDKSKAEEKMKEINYAFDILGDPIKRRKYDESLRKESFKNYKTNESFKNYRTNQKAYSSYTWYWNDEANPYYTNRNETSYSSKKTENDESMPFYYKEYIISGILWIIAGLILVCIIYSLKSASKGVRIIFWSTVLWGIINFVRGLIFKIAYEDEIKNGERKYSIPEWFVPSNIVLAIIIMIFFINVYNKDYKSSIAYQIARNNSIAIGMDKETVKKIMGDPDSVESRPALDEEIWKYDDSTITFNNEGVVKEWHNRSNNLSVYMGDKVEGAVFKIGSSKEDVVRAMGTPHYIYTISSSGKEIWGYEYSTVTFDYRGLVIEWDNVSNYLSVYMGDKTEDAVFKIGSSKQDVIRAMGTPDDILRETEPSKEIWKYENSTVTFDSRGLVTEWNDLSDNLAVYMGDKVEGAVFKLGSSKKDVIRAMGTPDSILKSSTQNREIWGYEESTVTFDNKGFVIAWIDVSNNLAIDMGDEDEGAELKFGWDESESD from the coding sequence ATGAATCTATATGATGTTTTAGAAGTTAGCCAAGAAGCTTCTCAAGAAATGATTAAAGATGCTTACAGAACATTGGCGAAAAAATATCATCCGGATTTATATACTGGAAGTGATAAATCAAAAGCTGAAGAGAAAATGAAGGAAATTAATTATGCGTTTGATATTCTGGGAGATCCGATTAAGCGGCGAAAATATGACGAATCATTAAGAAAAGAAAGTTTTAAGAATTATAAAACAAATGAAAGTTTTAAGAATTATAGAACAAATCAAAAAGCATATTCAAGTTATACCTGGTATTGGAATGATGAAGCAAATCCATATTATACAAATAGAAATGAAACATCATATTCGTCAAAGAAGACTGAAAATGACGAAAGTATGCCCTTTTATTATAAAGAATATATTATTTCCGGTATATTATGGATAATTGCTGGTCTGATTTTAGTTTGTATTATATATAGTTTAAAATCTGCCAGTAAGGGAGTTCGCATAATTTTTTGGAGTACAGTACTGTGGGGTATAATAAACTTTGTAAGAGGGTTAATCTTTAAAATTGCGTATGAAGATGAGATAAAAAATGGAGAAAGAAAATACAGTATCCCTGAATGGTTTGTTCCAAGTAATATTGTTTTAGCAATAATTATTATGATATTTTTCATCAATGTATATAATAAAGACTATAAGAGTAGTATAGCATATCAAATTGCACGTAATAACTCCATAGCTATAGGAATGGATAAAGAAACAGTAAAAAAAATTATGGGTGATCCTGATAGTGTTGAAAGTCGTCCTGCACTTGACGAAGAAATCTGGAAATACGACGATTCAACGATAACTTTTAACAATGAAGGTGTAGTTAAAGAATGGCATAACAGGTCTAATAATTTATCCGTATATATGGGAGATAAGGTTGAAGGCGCAGTATTCAAAATTGGATCGAGTAAAGAGGATGTAGTAAGAGCTATGGGAACACCACATTATATTTACACAATATCAAGTTCAGGCAAAGAGATCTGGGGCTATGAGTATTCAACTGTTACATTTGATTATAGAGGTCTGGTAATAGAATGGGATAATGTATCTAATTATCTATCCGTATATATGGGAGACAAGACTGAAGATGCCGTATTTAAAATTGGATCAAGTAAACAAGATGTAATAAGAGCGATGGGAACACCAGATGATATTTTAAGAGAAACTGAACCAAGTAAAGAGATCTGGAAATATGAGAATTCAACTGTTACATTTGATAGTAGAGGTTTGGTAACAGAATGGAATGACCTATCAGATAATCTGGCTGTGTATATGGGAGATAAAGTAGAAGGTGCCGTATTTAAACTTGGATCAAGTAAAAAGGATGTAATAAGAGCGATGGGAACACCTGACAGTATTTTAAAAAGTTCTACACAAAACCGAGAAATCTGGGGCTATGAGGAATCAACTGTCACATTCGATAATAAAGGTTTTGTAATAGCATGGATTGATGTATCTAATAATCTAGCTATAGATATGGGAGATGAAGATGAAGGTGCAGAACTTAAATTTGGATGGGATGAAAGTGAATCTGATTGA